A single genomic interval of Antarcticibacterium arcticum harbors:
- the rplU gene encoding 50S ribosomal protein L21 — MYAIVEIAGQQFKVAKDQKVYVNRLAGEEGDKISFDKVLLSGDGDNITLGAPAIDGALVDATITRHVKGDKVIVFKKKRRKGYRVRNGHRQSLTEISITGITLPGGKKATSAKKEEKADTKTAAAPAPAKKESEVSENLISRAEKRAEEKNIEINVEKLLSSVGTATKAEADDLKKINGIGPSYEQKLNDIGIYTYEQISKLKAADREELSALEGITRDKIESDEWVKQAKELLKNK, encoded by the coding sequence ATGTACGCAATTGTAGAGATAGCAGGGCAGCAATTTAAGGTTGCAAAAGACCAAAAAGTATACGTTAATCGTTTGGCAGGAGAAGAAGGAGATAAAATTTCCTTTGACAAAGTTCTTCTTTCAGGTGATGGTGACAATATTACTTTAGGCGCCCCAGCTATAGACGGAGCTTTGGTAGATGCAACCATCACCAGACACGTTAAGGGAGACAAAGTTATTGTCTTTAAAAAGAAAAGAAGAAAAGGATACCGTGTGAGAAATGGTCACCGTCAATCCCTTACTGAAATTTCTATTACCGGTATTACTTTACCTGGTGGTAAAAAAGCCACTTCTGCTAAAAAAGAAGAAAAAGCTGATACCAAAACTGCAGCTGCTCCGGCTCCTGCAAAAAAGGAGAGTGAAGTAAGTGAGAACTTAATTTCACGTGCTGAAAAAAGAGCAGAAGAAAAAAACATTGAGATCAATGTTGAGAAACTTTTGTCTAGTGTAGGCACTGCAACAAAAGCTGAGGCTGATGATCTTAAAAAGATCAACGGAATTGGACCATCTTACGAACAGAAATTAAATGACATAGGTATTTATACCTATGAGCAAATTAGCAAATTAAAAGCTGCCGACAGAGAAGAACTTTCTGCTCTTGAAGGAATTACCCGTGACAAGATCGAATCTGACGAGTGGGTAAAACAGGCAAAAGAATTGCTAAAGAACAAATAA
- a CDS encoding DUF4199 domain-containing protein, with product MKNLKIPIKFGIVIAIGLIVYFLITSIFGAHTNPLFSLFNPVIVGVGMFAAIKYYRNQRGSKFKYQKGFRTGLVTGFLATIIFTIFFAFYATEIQPDFIDRLLSMWDSDWYVNIGMVIFTVALMGFATSVVLTLAFMQLLKDSWNTKEGKEHEL from the coding sequence ATGAAAAACCTAAAGATTCCCATAAAGTTCGGGATTGTTATAGCCATTGGATTGATAGTGTATTTTTTGATAACATCAATCTTTGGGGCCCATACAAATCCATTGTTCAGTTTATTTAATCCGGTGATCGTGGGAGTCGGTATGTTTGCAGCTATAAAGTATTACCGCAATCAAAGGGGTTCCAAATTTAAATACCAAAAAGGATTCAGGACAGGATTGGTAACCGGGTTTCTGGCTACTATTATTTTCACCATATTTTTTGCTTTTTACGCTACAGAGATACAGCCCGACTTTATTGATAGACTGCTTTCTATGTGGGATAGTGATTGGTACGTTAATATAGGAATGGTAATATTTACAGTAGCCTTAATGGGTTTTGCAACCTCTGTTGTGCTAACCCTTGCTTTTATGCAATTATTAAAAGATTCCTGGAACACAAAAGAAGGGAAAGAACACGAACTGTAA
- a CDS encoding M16 family metallopeptidase, whose protein sequence is MINKFKLSACALFLGMAGIAQEVEFTEYDLDNGLHVILHQDNTAPVVTVGVMYHVGAKDEQEGRSGFAHFFEHLLFEGTENIERGKWFDVVAANGGSNNANTTQDRTYYYETFPSNNLELGLWMESERMLHPVINQIGVDTQNEVVQEEKRSRIDNAPYGKIIYATGINQYVFNKHPYKNSVIGTMEDLDSAELPEFIAFFEKYYGPNNATLVVAGDIDVKTTKDLIKKYFGEIEKRAEVERVNIKEEPITETIKATEYDSNIQVPAKIFVYRTPSMKEKDAYILDMISSILTDGRSSRMYRKMVDEEKIALQVLAFPRSQEDYGTYVMGALALGDTPLETLATSIDEEIKKLQTELISEKEYQKLQNKFENRFVNSNSSIQGIASSLATYNMLYGNTDLINKEIEIYQAITREDIQRVAKEYLNKNQRLELDYLPESAKE, encoded by the coding sequence ATGATCAATAAATTTAAATTATCTGCCTGTGCGCTGTTTCTGGGAATGGCCGGAATCGCACAAGAAGTTGAATTTACCGAATACGATCTTGATAACGGCTTACACGTTATTTTGCATCAGGATAATACCGCTCCGGTAGTAACCGTGGGGGTAATGTATCACGTAGGAGCCAAAGATGAACAGGAAGGACGTTCAGGATTTGCCCATTTCTTTGAACACCTTCTTTTTGAAGGCACTGAAAATATTGAAAGGGGTAAATGGTTTGACGTAGTGGCCGCCAATGGTGGTAGCAACAACGCAAACACCACTCAGGACCGTACTTATTATTATGAAACTTTCCCATCTAACAACCTGGAACTGGGACTTTGGATGGAATCTGAAAGAATGTTACATCCGGTTATTAACCAAATTGGAGTGGACACCCAAAATGAGGTGGTACAAGAGGAAAAGCGTTCCCGAATTGACAATGCTCCCTACGGAAAGATCATCTATGCTACCGGGATCAATCAATATGTTTTCAACAAACATCCTTATAAAAATTCAGTAATAGGCACCATGGAAGATCTGGATTCGGCTGAATTACCAGAATTCATAGCTTTCTTTGAAAAATATTATGGCCCAAATAATGCAACTCTTGTTGTTGCAGGAGACATAGATGTTAAGACCACCAAAGACCTTATTAAAAAATATTTCGGTGAAATTGAAAAAAGAGCCGAAGTTGAAAGGGTGAATATTAAAGAAGAACCTATCACCGAAACTATTAAGGCTACAGAGTATGACAGCAATATACAGGTTCCTGCAAAGATATTTGTTTACCGAACTCCTTCAATGAAGGAAAAAGATGCCTATATCCTTGATATGATCTCTTCTATTCTTACAGATGGAAGAAGCTCAAGAATGTATCGCAAAATGGTAGATGAAGAAAAGATCGCTTTACAGGTACTTGCTTTCCCAAGATCTCAGGAAGATTATGGAACATATGTTATGGGAGCGCTGGCATTAGGCGACACGCCGCTTGAAACCCTTGCCACTTCTATAGATGAAGAGATCAAAAAGTTGCAGACGGAACTTATATCTGAAAAAGAATATCAAAAACTTCAGAATAAGTTTGAGAACAGATTTGTAAATTCCAATAGCAGCATTCAGGGTATCGCTTCTTCCCTGGCTACTTATAACATGCTTTATGGAAATACAGATCTTATAAACAAGGAAATTGAGATATACCAGGCCATTACCCGTGAGGATATCCAGAGAGTGGCAAAGGAGTATTTGAACAAGAACCAACGTTTGGAACTGGATTACCTGCCTGAGAGCGCCAAAGAATAA
- a CDS encoding M16 family metallopeptidase, with translation MKINILSIFLVCLMTTTAIAQVDRSKQPQPGPAPTINLGEPESFTLKNGLKVMVVENHKLPQVTASLIIDNKPHSLGDKPATSSMVASLLGTGTQKMSKEDYNEEIDFLGASIGFGSQNASASSLSKFFPRVLELMAEGALNPKFTQKEFDAEKTKLIEGLKANEKNVGAIASRVSSALAYGNNHPFGEFATAENAEAVTLQDVQNYYKSYFVPKNAYLVVVGDVKTSEVKKLVEKQFGNWKGATPPEQNLPKVSNVSATEINFIDMPNAVQSEIRVQNTIDLKMGDPDYFPVLVANQILGGSFGSYLNMNLREARGYTYGAGSSTGANKYASRFMASTSVRNAVTDSAVEEIMKEIRRIKTEPVDAELLENSKAKFAGDFVLRLERPSTIASYALNIKTNDLPKDFYQTFLKKINAVTAADVQRVANKYFQTDNMRIVIAGKGSEVLENLEKVTLNNKKVPVKYFNTYGVATDKPDYNKAVDPTVTVESVLNKYIEAIGGKAAVEKVNSVFMTAQAEIQGQKLNLEVKTTSDGKSSQLVSMNGNVVSKTVFDGETGFSVMQGQKITLQDEQLVALKAEANPFPELNAKDAKLMGMEAIEGKDAYAVSMSEDTTVYYDVATGLKVQSVKTVTQGPQTMSIPTGYSNYQEAKGVKFPYTITQSFGPQTIEFEVSTIQINEGVSAEDFKQ, from the coding sequence ATGAAAATCAATATACTTTCAATATTTTTAGTTTGCCTTATGACTACCACAGCAATTGCTCAGGTAGACAGATCCAAACAACCACAACCGGGGCCGGCCCCAACCATTAATTTGGGAGAGCCTGAATCTTTTACCCTTAAAAATGGCCTAAAAGTGATGGTGGTAGAAAACCATAAATTACCACAGGTAACTGCAAGCCTCATAATAGATAACAAACCTCATTCCCTGGGCGATAAACCGGCAACTTCAAGCATGGTAGCTTCTTTACTGGGTACAGGAACTCAAAAGATGTCTAAGGAAGATTACAATGAAGAAATTGACTTCCTTGGAGCAAGTATAGGTTTTGGGTCTCAAAATGCCTCTGCAAGTTCTTTATCCAAATTCTTTCCAAGGGTATTGGAATTAATGGCGGAAGGAGCACTTAATCCAAAATTCACCCAAAAGGAATTTGATGCTGAAAAAACCAAATTGATCGAAGGTTTAAAAGCAAATGAAAAAAATGTAGGTGCTATCGCAAGCCGTGTGAGTTCCGCTTTGGCCTATGGAAACAACCACCCTTTCGGGGAATTCGCAACTGCCGAAAATGCTGAGGCAGTAACGCTCCAGGATGTTCAGAACTATTACAAGAGCTATTTTGTACCTAAAAATGCATACCTGGTTGTGGTAGGAGATGTGAAAACTTCAGAAGTTAAAAAGCTGGTCGAGAAACAATTTGGAAACTGGAAAGGTGCAACCCCACCGGAGCAAAACCTTCCAAAAGTATCTAATGTAAGTGCTACCGAGATCAATTTTATTGATATGCCCAATGCCGTTCAAAGCGAAATAAGGGTTCAAAATACTATTGACCTTAAAATGGGAGATCCAGATTATTTCCCTGTTTTGGTTGCAAACCAGATCCTGGGTGGAAGTTTTGGAAGCTACCTTAACATGAATCTTCGGGAGGCCAGAGGTTACACCTATGGCGCAGGAAGCTCAACAGGTGCAAATAAATATGCGTCCCGTTTTATGGCTTCAACAAGCGTTAGAAATGCGGTGACTGATAGTGCCGTTGAAGAGATCATGAAAGAAATAAGAAGAATTAAAACAGAACCTGTAGATGCAGAATTGCTTGAAAATTCAAAAGCTAAATTTGCCGGTGACTTTGTTTTAAGACTTGAAAGGCCTTCAACTATTGCAAGTTATGCCCTTAACATAAAGACGAACGATCTTCCAAAGGATTTCTACCAGACGTTCCTAAAAAAGATAAATGCAGTTACCGCTGCAGATGTTCAGAGAGTAGCCAATAAGTATTTTCAAACAGATAATATGAGAATTGTTATCGCCGGAAAAGGATCTGAGGTTCTTGAAAATCTTGAAAAAGTTACACTTAACAATAAAAAGGTTCCTGTAAAATATTTTAATACTTACGGAGTAGCAACAGACAAGCCGGACTATAATAAAGCGGTAGACCCTACAGTAACTGTTGAAAGTGTACTTAATAAATATATTGAGGCAATTGGCGGTAAAGCCGCGGTAGAAAAGGTGAACAGTGTATTTATGACTGCACAGGCAGAGATCCAGGGACAAAAACTGAATCTTGAGGTTAAAACCACCAGTGATGGGAAATCTTCACAGTTAGTTTCAATGAACGGCAATGTTGTGAGTAAAACTGTTTTTGATGGAGAAACAGGATTTTCTGTAATGCAGGGTCAAAAAATAACTTTACAGGATGAGCAGCTGGTAGCTTTAAAAGCCGAGGCAAATCCTTTTCCGGAACTTAATGCCAAAGATGCAAAACTAATGGGCATGGAAGCTATAGAGGGTAAAGACGCCTATGCGGTTTCGATGAGCGAGGATACTACAGTATATTATGATGTGGCAACCGGATTAAAAGTTCAATCTGTAAAAACTGTAACTCAGGGGCCACAAACCATGAGTATACCAACTGGATACAGCAATTATCAGGAAGCAAAAGGGGTTAAATTCCCTTATACCATTACCCAGTCATTTGGGCCACAAACTATAGAGTTTGAGGTGAGTACTATTCAAATAAATGAAGGTGTAAGCGCCGAAGATTTTAAGCAATAG
- a CDS encoding DMT family transporter, with the protein MPIKNLKWIYLILLSIVWGSSFILIKKGLIGLDALQLGSFRIIFAAVFLIIVGFKSMLKLTRQQWKLIVISGFLGSFFPVYLFAYAETEIDSAIASILNATTPLMTLIFGVIFFKIVFTQNKLIGVALGLIGALALIFAGAKVNPDQNYFYSGLVVLAAFCYAVNVNIIKRYMHDISALGIAAGNFLVLLIPALLILYFSGFSMDSIAANPEVSLSLIYVLILGVVGTGIALIIFNKLIQISDPVFSSSVTYTIPVVGLAWGILDGEVFTWQQLIATLVILLGVFIVNRNKKLSSKVKKEPV; encoded by the coding sequence ATGCCAATTAAAAATCTAAAATGGATATACCTTATTCTCTTATCTATTGTTTGGGGAAGTTCTTTTATCCTTATTAAAAAAGGCCTGATAGGTCTTGATGCATTGCAACTTGGCTCATTCAGGATAATATTCGCAGCAGTTTTTTTGATTATTGTTGGTTTTAAAAGTATGCTGAAGCTTACACGGCAACAATGGAAGCTTATTGTTATCTCAGGATTTCTCGGCTCTTTTTTTCCGGTCTATTTATTTGCGTATGCTGAAACTGAAATAGACAGCGCCATTGCCTCAATATTAAATGCCACTACACCATTAATGACCCTCATCTTTGGAGTTATTTTTTTCAAGATAGTTTTTACGCAAAACAAACTTATAGGAGTTGCCCTGGGTTTAATTGGAGCCCTGGCTCTAATCTTCGCCGGGGCTAAGGTAAACCCGGACCAGAATTATTTTTATTCAGGCCTGGTGGTGCTGGCAGCATTTTGCTATGCGGTAAATGTGAATATCATAAAAAGATATATGCATGATATTTCAGCATTGGGAATAGCAGCGGGAAATTTTTTGGTACTGCTCATTCCGGCTTTGCTTATATTATATTTCAGCGGATTTTCTATGGATAGTATTGCTGCCAATCCTGAAGTTTCCCTTTCTTTAATTTATGTATTAATTCTTGGGGTGGTAGGTACCGGCATTGCCCTTATTATTTTTAACAAGCTTATACAGATTTCAGATCCTGTTTTTTCTTCTTCTGTTACTTATACCATTCCGGTGGTTGGATTGGCGTGGGGTATTTTGGATGGAGAGGTTTTCACCTGGCAGCAATTAATTGCTACCCTGGTAATCCTGCTGGGGGTTTTTATTGTTAACCGCAATAAAAAGTTATCTTCTAAAGTGAAGAAAGAACCGGTTTAA
- the gldD gene encoding gliding motility lipoprotein GldD has translation MNKVCFLFALVIMISSCKNDPRPKPKAFLALEYPVAEYAVYSADCSYSFERNRIAEVIPAKGNVPCWINLNYRLLDATIFITYQKVNNNLDSLLRDAQRMPLQHTIKADFIEGDVYTNPENKTYGMFYEVEGNAASQAQFYITDSIRHFITGSLYFNQKPNYDSIMPAAAYLKTDIKHLMETLEWVD, from the coding sequence ATGAATAAGGTATGCTTCCTTTTTGCCCTGGTTATAATGATATCTTCATGTAAGAATGACCCCCGCCCCAAACCAAAGGCGTTCCTTGCCCTTGAATATCCCGTGGCCGAATATGCTGTTTACAGTGCCGATTGTTCTTACAGTTTTGAAAGGAATCGAATTGCTGAAGTAATTCCTGCCAAAGGAAATGTTCCCTGCTGGATCAATCTTAATTACCGGCTTCTTGATGCCACCATCTTTATAACCTATCAAAAAGTAAACAATAATCTGGACTCTCTCCTTAGAGATGCCCAGCGTATGCCGTTGCAGCATACCATTAAAGCCGATTTTATAGAAGGGGATGTCTATACCAATCCCGAAAATAAAACCTACGGAATGTTTTATGAAGTGGAAGGGAATGCAGCATCACAGGCCCAGTTTTATATTACAGACAGTATCCGGCATTTTATCACAGGCTCCCTGTACTTCAACCAGAAGCCCAATTACGATTCAATAATGCCTGCCGCCGCCTATCTTAAAACCGATATTAAACATCTTATGGAGACCCTTGAATGGGTAGATTAA